The DNA window CGATGGGCGCTGGCGGAACTGGGACTCGCTGGGAGGCGAGATCACTTCGGCACCGGATGCGGTGAGCTGGTCGCGGGGGCGCATCGACATGTTCGCACGCGGACGCGACAACGCGCTCTGGCACAAGAGCTGGGAGTGATGACGCACAACAGCTGACAGTGATGGCGCACAACAGCTGACAGTGATGACGCACAACAGCTGACAGTGATGGCGCACAACAGCTGACAGTGATGGCATGAAGGAGCGTCGGCGCGTCTTCGGGCGCGCCGCGCCGTCCGTTGCCATCGAGCCACCTCATCGCTTGACCACGCCACGAAGGGAATCGTTGGAGCGCCATGGGATGTCCACGGACCTGCCTGCCCGCACCAGCTCGGTCGCCGCATGATGGTCGCTGCTTGAAGAAGCGTTAAGAGCGACCGAGGTGGGTCGATGAGGCTGGTCATGGTCGCCCGTAGCCCCTATTCACGGGAGACGTGCAGCTCACCTCGCTTCACAAGGGTCAGCTCGGTCTCCTCCTTGCTGCCGTTGCAGCGCTCTCGACGACCACAGTGGCTGGAGAGGCTGTGGCGCAAGGGGCAGACGGGTCGAGGTCCCCTCGTCGTTCGACGGGGAACCCGGCGACGGAGGCAGCCGTCGACGACGCCGCTGCACCGAAGGGAGCCACCCCATCAGGGGTGCCAGGGGTGATCGCGGCGCCGAAGGCGTCAGCGGGATCGGCATCGACAGACGCTGGAGCGTCAGCGCCGGGCGGTGGTGCGTCGGAAGGCGCAGCGTCGGAAGGACGTGAACCGGTCGCGGCAGGCGGATGGGATGACCGCTGGTTGGGGCTGACTGGGTCCGGCGGGGCTCAGGTGGGATGGGACGAGCGCTGGCTGGGTGTGCGCGGGTCGCCGAGCCTGATGGCCACGGGAGGCGGGCTGGCTGGCCACTCGTTGATGGCTGGAGGGAGCGCGAGGGCGCAGACCGCTGGGGGTGGCGTGGTCGGGGGGCCGCTCGGGGGCGATGGGGTCGCGCCGAGCGACGAGGGAGCGACGACGGGATGGCGGCCGCTGTCGGCCACGGCGTCGTCGGTCACGCCGTCGATGACTCCGACGCATCCTTCGCAGCTCTCGGGACCGCGGCGAGGGCTGGCCATCGGGACGTCGTTCGTGCCCGGGCTCGTGGTGCATGGCACGGGGCACTTCGTTGCAGGGCACCGGAGCACGGGGTGGAAGCTGCTCGCGATGGAAGGCGCCGGGGCGCTGGGCGTCGTGGGTGGGTTCGCGGCGCTCGCGGCGACGGGCGCGTCACGGCGCATCGTGGCGCCAGTGACCTCGGTGATCGTGGCGAGCGCGGGGCTGTTCGTGATCTCGGGGCTCGCCGACATCTACGGGGTGCTGGCGCCCGAGGGGGGAACGGGGAGCCCGCCGTCGGTGCTGCCGTGGGTGGAGACGCAGGTGGGGCTCCGGTACGTGTACGATCCGGTGTTCTCGTACCGGGCGCTCTCGGTGATCGGCGCCGATGTGCGGGTGGGCGGGCTGCGGCTGAATCCTTCGGGGTGGTTCGCGCTCGACGATCCGAACAAGCGGCTGCGGATGCTGGCGGGGTATCGATTCCTGGGACCGAGGACGCCGAAGAAGGGGCAAGAGCGTCCGCTGGGTCGAGGGGATGGGTCGTTCCTGGAGATGGAGGGGGCGGTGACGCATCACCGCTACGGGAGCGAGCACTTCGAGGTGACGACGGGAGAGCTGTCGCTGCAGGGCCGGCTGGATCTGCACCACATCGGGCCGACGCTGCGGGGTTCGTTCGCGGAGCTGGGCGGCGGGATGGCGCTGGAGAACTACGCTTTCACGCGCAGCACCGAGGCGAACATGCTGCTGCTGATGCGGTTCGCGTTCGGGATGTACCTGGGGCACACGGGCTACCCGCGCGGGGAGGCGCAGGTGTTCTACGACCACCGGCATGATGGGTACGTGGGGGGGCTGAAGATGACGGGGCTGGGGAGCGGGGTGCCCGGTCACTTCGGGGCTGAGGGGCGCATCTATCTGTCGCCGCAGTGGGGTCTCCTGCTCGATGCACAGGTGGGGTCGGCGTACATGGGCGGGTTGTCGGTGCTGTTCCGGCACGGAGGAAAGCCATGAGGCGAGGGTTCGGCACCTGGAGCGCGCGGCTGTGGCCCGCGGTGATGGCAGGGGTTGCGGGCGCCTGTCTGCACGTGGCCGAGTTTCGCGCCGAGCATGATCTGACGGTCGGGAACGCTTCGACGGGGGACGTGTCCGTCGCCGTGGCTCAGGGGATGGCAGCGGTGCGGGGGCTGTCGTCGGGAGAGCTGTGGCTGTGGGCGAGCGCGCCGGAGCTGTCGATCCAGCTGAGCACGGGGTCGAGCGGGGGGCGACGCTGGTCGGTGCGGATGGAGAACCAGCTGTCGGACGCGATCCTGACGGCAGAGACGAGCACGGGAGAGGCGCTCGCCGTGACGCTGGCCGAGGAGCCTTACGCGACGGAGCGGCGATGGGAGGTGGACCTGCCGGCGTCGGCGGAGGTGACGCTGCGGCTCGTGGCACCGGACGCGGGCGAGATCACGCCCTGGCGGTTCGCGGCCCTTGCGGACGTGCAGGAGAAGATCGACACGGTCCAGGACATCTACGCGAAGATCAACGAGCGCACGGACGTGCGGTTCGCGCTGTTCAGCGGGGACCTGACGGAACAGGGGACGCCAGAAGAGCTCACGCGTTTTCAGAAGGAGATGAAGACGCTGCGGCTGCCGTTCTACTCGACGCTCGGCAACCACGAGCTGGGGACGCGCGACGAGCTGTACCACGAGTATTTCGGGCGAGGAAACCGGAGCTTCGTGTTCCGAGGGGTGCAGTTCACGCTGATCGACTCGGCGAGCGCGACGCTGGATCCGCTGGTGTACGAGTGGCTCGACGGCTGGCTCGCCGAGGGGCGGGACCGACTGCACGTGGTGACGATGCACGTGCCGCCGTTCGATCCGATCGGGGAGCGGAACGGGGCGTTCGCGAACCGGGGGGAGGCGGGCAAGCTGGTGAACCTGCTGGCGTCAGGGAACGTGGACATGACGATCTACGGTCACCTGCACTCGTTCTACGCCTACCAGAACGCTGGAATCCCCGCGTACATCACGGGCGGGGGTGGCTCGATCGAGGAGCGGATGGACGGGATCTCCCGGCACTTCATCGTGGTGGACGTGGATCCGCCGCGCTCGGTGGGGCCGGTGGCGATCGTGCGGGTGGACTGAGCGTTCTCGGGGGGCGAGCCGGAGGCGCACGTGGGCGGGTTGAAGGCGGGGCTTGCGTGGGCTACGCCGCGGGGAGCCCTTGAAGATCGTCCACGCCGCCGACCTGCACATCGATAGCCCGCTGCGCGGGCTGGAGCGCTACGAGGGCGCGCCGGTGGCGCAGATCCGGGGGGCGACGCGGCGGGCGTTCGAGAACCTGATCGGGCTGTGTCTCGCGGAGGAGGTGGATCTGCTCCTGCTCGCGGGCGACATCTACGATGGGGACTGGCGGGACTACAACACGGGGCTGTTCTTCGCGGCGCAGCTGTCGCGGCTGCGGTCGGCGGGGGTGCGGGTGATCATGGTGCGCGGGAACCACGACGCGCAGAGCCAGATCACGCGGCACCTGGAGCTGCCGGAGCACGTGCGGGTCCTGGATCATCAGGCGCCGGAGCGGATCGTGGACGAGCGGCTGGGGGTCGCGGTCGTGGGGCAGAGCTTCCCGACGCGGGCGGTGACGGACGATCTGGCGGCGGCGTACCCGGACGCGCTGCCAGGGTTGTTCAACATCGGGCTGCTGCACACGGCGCTCGGGGGGCGCGAGGGGCACGAGAACTACGCGCCCTGCACGCTGGGGACGCTGCTGGGGCGGGGCTACCAGTACTGGGCGCTCGGGCACATTCACGCGCGGGAGGTGGTGAACGCGGACCCGCTGGTGGTGTTCCCGGGGAACCTGCAAGGGCGGCACGCGCGCGAGGCCGGGGAGAAGGGGGCGACGCTGCTGACCGTGGAAGGCGGGCGGGTGACGTCGATGGTGCACCGGCCGCTGGATGTGGTGCGCTGGCAGGTCTGCGAGGTGGACGTGAGCGGCGCGCAGAGCGGGCTGGACGCGGTGGACCTGGCGCGGGAGCAGCTGGAGCAAGCGCTGGCCGAGGCTGGTGGGCGTGCGGTGGCGGCGCGGGTGGTGCTGCGAGGGAAGACGCGGGCGCACGCAGAGCTGCACGGGAAGCTGGAGCAGTGGACGCAGCAACTCCGGGCCGCAGCGAACGACGCCGGTGGCGAGGGGCTGTGGGTGGAGCAGGTGCGGCTGAAGACGTGGGCGCCGGTGGACGCCGTGGCGCTCGGGGAGCGCGACGACGCGATCGGGCAGCTCGCGCGGTCGCTGCGGTCGCTGCGGGACGACGATCAGGAACTGGGGCGGCTCCTGGGGGAGCTGTCGGGGCTGCGGGCGAAGCTGCCCGCGGAGGCGCGGGAGATGGACGAGGGCCTGCGGCTGGAGGATCCGGCGCTGCTGAAGGACGCGCTGGAGGATGTGGAGCAGCTCCTGCTGTCGCGGCTGCTGAGCAAATCCAGCGAGGGGTGAGCAGTCGCCAGGGTGGGCACGAATGCCGCCAGGGTGGGCACGAATGCCGCCAGGGTGGGCACGAATGCCGCCCTTCCAGCGCACCAGGGTCCGGCGCGTCCGACGTCCGGGGCTCGGGATTCGTGCTCAATGAAAGGGTTCGGCGCACGACCCACGCAATGCAATGGCGTCGTGCCCACACCAGGACGATTGGGTAGGCCTTTCTGCGACGATGTCGCCGCATGGAGCACGGCAAATCATTCGTGGAGGAAGGCACAATCCCATTGCCAGTGGTCGTGGTTCTGGAGAGGCTCGATCGTGGAGGTCTCCTCATGAACAAGGTCGCTCGTTTCGCGCGCGGGTCGGGTCTGCGCGCCATTTCAGGGCTGCTGACAGGGGCGGTGATGATGGCGGTGTCCGCGCTCTCGGGGCAGGCCGAGGCGGCGCAGGACCATGCAATGGCGGCACAGGGTGGGTCTGCTGGAAGGACGTGCACGAGGTTGCAGGTGCCTGTCGCACTGACGCAGGGCGCAACGCAGGATCACGAGATCGCGGCGGACCTGTGCGTACCGTCGGGCGCGGTGCGGGAGACGGCGCTGGTCACCATTCACGGGGTGACGTATTCGACGCTGTACTGGGATTTCCCGTATGAGCCCGAGCGGTATTCCTTCGTCCGGCGCGCCAATGAAGCGGGGTATGCGACGCTGAATTTCGATCGGATATCGAGCCGGGACAGCTCGCGGCCGGTGTCGCTGCAGGTGACGTTGACCTCGCAGGCCTACATTCACCACCAGCTCGTGAGCGCCTTGCGGAGCGGAGAGTTCGGGCCCGCCTTCAGCAAGGTGGTGCTGGTGGGGCACTCGCTCGGGTCGGTGCTCTCGCTGGCGCAGTCGGCCTGGTACGGGGACGTGGATGGGCTGGCGTTGACGGGGTTCCTGCACATGGTCGGGGCCGGGTTTCCCATCGGGCTGCTGAACCTGGTACCGGCGGTCACGGAGCCGCGGTTCGCGAGCCTGGGGCTCGATCTGGGCTACGTGACGACGCGCGCAGGGGCGCGGGGGTCGACGTTCTACCACCTGCCGAATGCAGACCCGGCGGTGATCGCGGTGGACGAGCAGAACAAGGAGGTCCTGTCGCTCACCGAGCTCGCAGAGTTCCCGGTCGTGGCGAGCCCGCTGGTGAGCCTTCAGGTGAAGGTTCCCGTGCTCAATGTGATCGGGAGGCACGACGCGCTGTTCTGCGGGCTGACGCCCTGCGGGACGCCACTGAGCGGGACGTCGACGGAACCGCTCGCCTACGGGCCGGCGGCGGAGCTGGAACAGGTGGTGATCCCGTCGGCGGGGCACGACCTGAACTTGCAGCGCAATGCGCCCGTGACCTATGCGGCCATCCTGAGCTGGCTGGAGAGGCGCTTCCCGTAGCGTGCGGAGTGACGCCGCGCAGGTCACGCGGCCGGAGACGTCAGGAAGCGGGGCGGCGGCTGACGGCGAAGGGGCCGAAGGCCTGCATGGTGGGCATCAGCTCCAGGCGGTTGACGTTCACATGGGGGGGGCGGGTGATGGCCCAGTGGATGGCGTCGGCGACGTCCTCGGGGCGGAGCGCCTGGAGACCGGCGTACACGGCGCGGGCGCGGTCGCGGTCGCCTTCGAAGCGGACCTCGGAGAACTCGGTCTCGGCCATGCCCGGCTCGACGCTGGTGACGCGGATGTTCTTGCCGACGAGGTCGGCGCGGAGGTTCAAGGAGAGCTGGTGGACGAAGGCCTTGGTGGCACCGTAGACGTTGCCGCCCGGGTAGGGGTACGTGCCGGCCACGGAGCCGAGCTGGACGATGTGGCCGCGGTCGCGGGCCGCCATGCCCGGAAGGACGGCGCGGACGACGTACATCAGGCCCTTGATGTTGGTGTCGACCATGGTCTCCCAGGCGTCGAGGTCGACGCGATCGGCGGGTTCCAGGCCGAGGGCGAGGCCCGCGTTGTTGACGAGGACGTCGATGGCGTCGAAGGGAGGCGGGAGGGCGGCGAGGACTTCGGCGACGGCGCTGCGGTCGCGGACGTCGAGGGGGAGCAGGTGCACGGGGACGGCAGAGAGCTCGCGCTGGAGTGCTTCGAGGCGGTCGATGCGGCGGCCGGCGAGGACGAGGGAGATGCCTTCGGCAGCGAAGCGACGGGCGCAGGCAGCTCCGAAGCCGGAGGTGGCGCCCGTGATGAGGGCGACGGCGGGGCGGGCGAGGTCCATGCGGCGCTGATAGCACAGCGCCAAGGAGAGGTGCGGAAGGCGGGTGAGGCGTGGAAACACTGCGTGCTGGTGACGATTCCGTGCGTGCGGTCGCGCGCTCGTGGTGGGTCGCTACAGTGGAAGGATGAACCTTCGCTTGTCGCGCTCGGCCCTCCTCGTGGGGGCATTGCTCGGGTTTTCGACCATGGGGACCGTCTGCGGACCGGCGGTGGAGTCGCCGCCGGCCGAGGTGACGTGTGACGGCATGGCGGCCCCAGGAGAGGGGGAACCGGTGCTCCTGCTCGTCGATCCGGAGACGAAGACGCCGCTCCTCGAGGGCGCCACGCTGCAAACGGAGCGTGGTCCCGAGCTGGGGACGTACGTCTACGTGACCCTGCGGCACTACACGGCCGACGTGGAGGGATACATCTACGCCTTGCGGGTGGTCCAGGACGGGTATCCGGAGACGGGCGCCCTGGTGGCGGAAGGCACGTCGTTCGTTGGATCCTGCTCTGGGTGGACGGAGGTGGTCGTGCCCCTGGCGCTGAATCTCTTCGAGACGACCCCTGCGACGCTGCGGCTGCAAGCGCAGGGCGGTGGCCAGGTGATCGAGGCCGAGATGCGGGTGAACGTCGCCTACTGAGGGGGCGCGCCGCGCACGGCCACGGAGGAAGCGCACCGCGCACGGCGCCGCTGGCGGTCGACCAGCCATCCGAGCAGGCAGGGAGGCCGTTCCTCGGCCGATCCGCTATCGTGCGAGGATGAGCGTTCGGACGTCGCGCGCCGCCCTCATCCTGGGTGCCCTCCTGGGCTTCTCGATCCTCGGCGGAGCTTGCAAGCCGATGCAGGTCGATGAAGAGAGACCCGTCTCGTCCTGTGACGCTTCCTCCCCGGGGCCACAAGGTGGCGAGCCGCTGCTCCTGTTCGTCGATCCCGACACGGAGGAGCCTCTGAAGAAGGACGCCATCGTGGTCACGACGAAGGAGCCGGATGGCGAGGAGTACCTCCGCGTCGGCTTGAGGCACTTCCCGGACGACGCTGGCGAGTACACCTATGTCATCCGCCTCGTGGCGGGACACGAGGACCCTCCCGAGGGGCCCGTGCTCCTCGAGGGGAGCGCCGTCAGCGAGGCATGCTGGCCAACCTGGGAGCGGCTCAGAACCTCGCTCACCTTCGATCCGACCGTGTCCTTCCGCCCCACCAAGCCGGAGGCCGCCACGCTGGAGGTGCTGGCCGTGGGGAGCGATCACGAGCTGAAGGCGTCGGTTCTGGTGGTGTTTCGGTATTGATGCACGCCGCTCGCGGCGCGTCGTCACGCGAGCTGCGGTGGCCTGGCCACGTTTCTCCGGAAAGATCGCGAGCGACGCGCGGCGTCGAACCGCTGCACGCTGCGTCGAGGTCGCGGGGCGCTTGAGCATGGCGCTGCATGGTGCGATGGTGCCCCGAGGAGGCACGAATGCAGGGTCGGCTCGTGCGCGACGGGGTAGAGCTCGCATACCGGTGTGTCGGCAATGGACCGGATGTGGTGATGCTGGTGCACGGCTGGATGATGTCCGGCGCGGTGTACGATGATCTCGCCGAGGCCTTCGGGGGTGGTGCGGAGAACCGGTACCGGCTGGTGATCCCTGATCTCCGAGGCGCCGGGCAGTCCGAGAAGCCGGAAAGCGGCTACACCCTCGCGGCCTACGCAGCCGATGTGCTGGCCGTGGCGGACGCGGTGGGGGCGCGCTCGTTCGTGCTCGTCGGACACAGCATGGGGGGGCAGCTCGCGCAGTGGATCGCGTCGAGCGCACCGCGGCGGGTTCGCGGGGCAATGCTGCTCTGTCCGGTGCCCGCCTCGGGGATGGCCCTCCCGGAGGAAGCCAAGGCGCTGTTCAGGAACTCGGGGGGCAACCGGCAAGCGCAGGAGACGATCCTGGGGATGGCGTGCAAGGATCTGTCGGCCTCGGCGCGCGAGCGGTTGCTCGATGTGGCGGGCGCCATCCCGGCCAGCTGCATCGAGGAGACGTTCGATGCGTGGACGGGCGGTGGCTTCGCGGAGCGGCTCGGGGCGATCCGTACGCCGACGCTGGTCGTCGCCACCGACGACCCGTTCCTGCCGCCGGACTTCCTGCGCAACGAGATCGTGGCGCACATCCGCAACGCGGAGCTGTCGTACCTGCCAGGGGCCGGGCACTACGTGCAGGTGGAGCGGCCGCGCGAGACGGCGGCGTTGCTCCGGGCGTTCCTGGCAGGGCTCAGCGGGTGAGCTGCGGCGTCGACGCAAGCTCGCCCGGCACACGACGATGACACCAGAGAGCCGCAGTCTCCTCGCAGCGCTGCTCGAGAGAGCGCGCGAGGAGATCGTCGAGAAGGCGACGGACTGGGTGATCGCGGCCGCGGTGGATCTGCGGGGGCAGCGGCCCCGGGAGGAGACGCGGAGGCTGGTGGCGCAGGTGGTCTCGGGGAACGAGGCGGCGCTGCTGGGCGAGGATCCGCGTCCGCTGAACGCCTTCGTGGATCACGTGATCTCGCTGCGCGCGGCGAGCGAGTTCCACCCGTCGACGGTGCTGCGGGGGCTCCTGTCGTTCCGTCACGTGCTGGAGGGGCTGCTGCGAGCTCACGGAGGCGATGGGTGGGCAGCGCTGGATGTGTTGACGGCGGTCGATGATGTGTATCACGCAGCCGCATTGCGGGTGGCCGACCAGTACGCAGCGAAGCTGACGGAGACGGTGCAGCAGCGGCGGCGTGAGCTGGAGGAGGAGCTTCACCGGGTGGCCGAGGCCGGGCAGCGGGCGCTCGACGAGAAGCTGGCGACGATCGAGGCGCAGCGTCTGGATCTGGCGCGGATGGCGTCACCGGTGATCCGGGTCTGGGAAGGGGTGCTGGTGGTGCCGCTGGTGGGAGAGCTGCACGCGGAGCGCGCGGCGCTGGTGGGGGAGCGGGTGCTCGCAGCCATCAGCGGCGGTGATGAGCACGCGGTGCTGCTCGACATCACGGGGCTGACGCGGGTGGACGCGTCGGTGGCGGCGTCGCTGCTGCGCCTGGGTCAGGCGGTGCGGCTGCTGGGCGCGCAAGGGATCCTGGTGGGGGTCTCGGGGGCCGTGGCGCGCACCCTGGTGGGGCTCGACGTGGATCTGGGGGTGATGCCGACCTTCGGCTCGCTCGCAGATGGGCTGCGCGAGGCGCTGCGACCAAGGAAAGTCGGTCGTGCCGCAGGGCTCCGCGCTTCGTGAGCGCAGCGGAGGAAGAGGCCGTGAGCGGAGGACAGCGGAAGAAGTCGTGGTGGGCTCGAGGTGCGCTGGCTACTTGATGATGGCGAAGGTCTGCTGGTTGAGCGCCAGCAGCTCGCCGTCCTCGGTCCACAGCTCGCGCTGCTCGACGAAGTAGCCTTCGTGTTGCACCCAGACGTGGGCGCGGTAGGCGAGCGGTCGTGCGGGGTCGATCGGCTCACCGCTGCCGACGATCTGGAGCGTGTAGGCGACCGTGCCGATCGGAAAGGGTTGAGAAGCGCGGCTGAAGGTGGCGGGCCACCAGGCGTCGGCCATCGCGGCGAGGTAAGCGCCCCGGCTCATCGGTCCAGCGGCTCTCGGGCGTACCCAGCCCGTGACGCGCGCCTCCTCGTGAGACGAGAAGGGAAAGGGGCCGTCGGAGCGGTAGACGAGATGCTGGGCGAAGGTAGGGAAGAGACCCGTGTGGTAGGGGAGCTCTTGCGTCTCGTCGAAGGGGCGCAGCGGGGGAGCGGTCAGCTCGCGGAACGTCGCTGCGGAGGGGGCGCGTGGCTTCGCGAGGATGGCGACAGCGTGTGCGCAGACCTCACCGTTCTGCAGGGCCCTCGCGGCGAAGGTCGACTGTCCAGAGCCCACGCGCAGCGCTTCGACACGGAGCTCGGCAGGGCCGACGAGCGTGGGGCCGGGAAGCTCCACGGTGAGGGAGCGCAACGGGCGATCCGGCGTCTCCGCGAAGCCCTCGATGGCGCGGACGAGAGAGGCGATGACGACGCCGCCGTAAGCCCCTCGCCCTTGCTGCCAGCCGTCCTGGATCTCCAGATCGAAGGTGCTCGCGTCACGTCGTCGTGGCCTGGTGGCCGCCTCCAGGTCGTGGATGCTCATGGGGCGAGACGGTACCGCGGCAGAGAACCGGAATGAAAATTCAGGGTCTCCCCCTTTGACAGAGCAAGGGACATCCCGGTAGGACGCGGCTCTCTCAGCGAGGTCATCATGCACACACGAGCTATCGTCCTTCGTTCGAGCGCCGCCCTCCTCCTCGCCACGACCGTCGGCTTCGGCTGCGCCGGGGCCGCAGGGGGTTCGGCCAGCGAGCAGCAACGCATCGCAGCCCTGAGCGCGTCCGACGTGGGGCTGTGTTTTCCGGCTCCGATCGCGGTTCCCAGCGGGGTGAACGGGGAGGTGCTGACGGGGATGCTGGTCGCCGCGCGGCCCGCAGTGATGGAGTGTCTCGTGAGTCCCCAGAGCCGCGGGGCAGCCGACGAGACCAGCGTGTCGCTGAAGACGACGGCAGGCGGCGGGAAGGTCTCCCACGCGGTGAGCGGACAGAACCTGACGCCCGCGGGTGAGCAGTGCATCCGCGCAGCGCTCGATCGGCACTTCGCGGCGGCCGAGGGGTTCGCCGAGGCGGCGAGCGCGGTCAACCCGCCGGTGACGGGTGACGCGCAGGTGAACCACGTGAAGGGGGTCTCCCCCTCGGTGGTGCTCGGGGAGAACGAGGCCTCCGACATCACGGGGGCGGTGCGGTTGGCACAGTCAGGGTGGTGTGACTGCTACACGGAGTGGAAGGCTGGAGCGCCTCACCCGTTGAAGGCGACGCTCCAGACGCAGGGGACGGAGCTGAAGGCGACGTTCGAGGCGGTGAGCGATCCTGCTTCGCAAAAGGTGGTCGCCTGCCTGACCGAGAAGGTGAAGCAGGTGAAGGTGACGCCGAAGTCGGCGCAGCTCTCCGTTCCTTACACGTTCATGTTCGTGCACTCGGGCCACGCCGCGCAGCTCACCGACGAGCCGCCGCAGGTGCAGATCCGTCAGCTCGACGGGCTGCGCACGCAGCGGGCAGCGCGGGCGGTGATCGCGCTCGGCGGGCGCACGGCGGCCGCGATGGCGTACGACGCGCTCGGGAAGAAGTACAACGCCGATCCCGCGTCGGTGTCGGTCGAGGATCTGACCAAGGGGTGCGATGCGCTGCTCGCCGCGGACGATGCGTGGTTGGCGAGCCTGAATCAGCAGCTCGAGATCGATCAGCAGACGCTCGCGCTGGTGCAGCAGCTCAAGGCGACGGACTCGGCCTGGGAGCGGGCGGAAGCGGCCTCGAAGAACGGCGTGGAGACCACGAAACAGGACATCGAGTCCGCGAAGCAGATGAAGGTCGGCGACGCTGGCGCCTGCCCACGCCCCGCGCAGTGAGCATTCCGGTCGCGTCGGGGGCTCAGTTCAGGAGCCCCTTCACGTTGCCCTTCCCGCTCGGCTCGGACACCTCTTCCACCACGTAGTCCTCGGGCTTCACGTCGATCACCTGGCCGCCCCGACGGCGTGCAGCCGGCGGATCGGGCCAGAAGGCGCCACCGCCAGGGATGGAGCCGCCGAAATGGATCACGCGCATCTGCACGCCAGGTCGCGCGAAGCCGCCGGCGAAGCTGCTGCCGAGGGGGTTGCCCTTGGCAGCACGTCGCTCCAGGGCCGCGCGCACGGTCGCGGCGAGGCGGCGGCGTACGGGCGGGAGGAGGAGCAGGAGGCCCACCACGTCCGTGAGCACGCCAGGGAGGACCAGGAGCCCTGCGCCGATGAGCACGAGGAGGCCGCTGGTGATGCCTTCGTCCGGGACCTGGCCGGTGGCCATCGCGGTCTGCCAGCTCGTGAGCACGCGTCGCCCTTCGTGCTTGGCGAGGGTGA is part of the Chondromyces crocatus genome and encodes:
- a CDS encoding SDR family oxidoreductase — translated: MDLARPAVALITGATSGFGAACARRFAAEGISLVLAGRRIDRLEALQRELSAVPVHLLPLDVRDRSAVAEVLAALPPPFDAIDVLVNNAGLALGLEPADRVDLDAWETMVDTNIKGLMYVVRAVLPGMAARDRGHIVQLGSVAGTYPYPGGNVYGATKAFVHQLSLNLRADLVGKNIRVTSVEPGMAETEFSEVRFEGDRDRARAVYAGLQALRPEDVADAIHWAITRPPHVNVNRLELMPTMQAFGPFAVSRRPAS
- a CDS encoding metallophosphoesterase family protein, with amino-acid sequence MRGLRRGEPLKIVHAADLHIDSPLRGLERYEGAPVAQIRGATRRAFENLIGLCLAEEVDLLLLAGDIYDGDWRDYNTGLFFAAQLSRLRSAGVRVIMVRGNHDAQSQITRHLELPEHVRVLDHQAPERIVDERLGVAVVGQSFPTRAVTDDLAAAYPDALPGLFNIGLLHTALGGREGHENYAPCTLGTLLGRGYQYWALGHIHAREVVNADPLVVFPGNLQGRHAREAGEKGATLLTVEGGRVTSMVHRPLDVVRWQVCEVDVSGAQSGLDAVDLAREQLEQALAEAGGRAVAARVVLRGKTRAHAELHGKLEQWTQQLRAAANDAGGEGLWVEQVRLKTWAPVDAVALGERDDAIGQLARSLRSLRDDDQELGRLLGELSGLRAKLPAEAREMDEGLRLEDPALLKDALEDVEQLLLSRLLSKSSEG
- a CDS encoding alpha/beta fold hydrolase; its protein translation is MQGRLVRDGVELAYRCVGNGPDVVMLVHGWMMSGAVYDDLAEAFGGGAENRYRLVIPDLRGAGQSEKPESGYTLAAYAADVLAVADAVGARSFVLVGHSMGGQLAQWIASSAPRRVRGAMLLCPVPASGMALPEEAKALFRNSGGNRQAQETILGMACKDLSASARERLLDVAGAIPASCIEETFDAWTGGGFAERLGAIRTPTLVVATDDPFLPPDFLRNEIVAHIRNAELSYLPGAGHYVQVERPRETAALLRAFLAGLSG
- a CDS encoding acyl-CoA thioesterase, which codes for MSIHDLEAATRPRRRDASTFDLEIQDGWQQGRGAYGGVVIASLVRAIEGFAETPDRPLRSLTVELPGPTLVGPAELRVEALRVGSGQSTFAARALQNGEVCAHAVAILAKPRAPSAATFRELTAPPLRPFDETQELPYHTGLFPTFAQHLVYRSDGPFPFSSHEEARVTGWVRPRAAGPMSRGAYLAAMADAWWPATFSRASQPFPIGTVAYTLQIVGSGEPIDPARPLAYRAHVWVQHEGYFVEQRELWTEDGELLALNQQTFAIIK
- a CDS encoding STAS domain-containing protein, which codes for MTPESRSLLAALLERAREEIVEKATDWVIAAAVDLRGQRPREETRRLVAQVVSGNEAALLGEDPRPLNAFVDHVISLRAASEFHPSTVLRGLLSFRHVLEGLLRAHGGDGWAALDVLTAVDDVYHAAALRVADQYAAKLTETVQQRRRELEEELHRVAEAGQRALDEKLATIEAQRLDLARMASPVIRVWEGVLVVPLVGELHAERAALVGERVLAAISGGDEHAVLLDITGLTRVDASVAASLLRLGQAVRLLGAQGILVGVSGAVARTLVGLDVDLGVMPTFGSLADGLREALRPRKVGRAAGLRAS
- a CDS encoding metallophosphoesterase family protein translates to MRRGFGTWSARLWPAVMAGVAGACLHVAEFRAEHDLTVGNASTGDVSVAVAQGMAAVRGLSSGELWLWASAPELSIQLSTGSSGGRRWSVRMENQLSDAILTAETSTGEALAVTLAEEPYATERRWEVDLPASAEVTLRLVAPDAGEITPWRFAALADVQEKIDTVQDIYAKINERTDVRFALFSGDLTEQGTPEELTRFQKEMKTLRLPFYSTLGNHELGTRDELYHEYFGRGNRSFVFRGVQFTLIDSASATLDPLVYEWLDGWLAEGRDRLHVVTMHVPPFDPIGERNGAFANRGEAGKLVNLLASGNVDMTIYGHLHSFYAYQNAGIPAYITGGGGSIEERMDGISRHFIVVDVDPPRSVGPVAIVRVD
- a CDS encoding FxsA family protein is translated as MAKYALLLLAIPFVELWLLFVIGGAIGFWPTVGLVIGMAVLGVTLAKHEGRRVLTSWQTAMATGQVPDEGITSGLLVLIGAGLLVLPGVLTDVVGLLLLLPPVRRRLAATVRAALERRAAKGNPLGSSFAGGFARPGVQMRVIHFGGSIPGGGAFWPDPPAARRRGGQVIDVKPEDYVVEEVSEPSGKGNVKGLLN
- a CDS encoding alpha/beta hydrolase → MNKVARFARGSGLRAISGLLTGAVMMAVSALSGQAEAAQDHAMAAQGGSAGRTCTRLQVPVALTQGATQDHEIAADLCVPSGAVRETALVTIHGVTYSTLYWDFPYEPERYSFVRRANEAGYATLNFDRISSRDSSRPVSLQVTLTSQAYIHHQLVSALRSGEFGPAFSKVVLVGHSLGSVLSLAQSAWYGDVDGLALTGFLHMVGAGFPIGLLNLVPAVTEPRFASLGLDLGYVTTRAGARGSTFYHLPNADPAVIAVDEQNKEVLSLTELAEFPVVASPLVSLQVKVPVLNVIGRHDALFCGLTPCGTPLSGTSTEPLAYGPAAELEQVVIPSAGHDLNLQRNAPVTYAAILSWLERRFP